AAACCTATAACCAACAGTGGATGCAAGAGGTTGAGGAATGATATGACAACTtacagatttttaaaaaataataaatatccTTAAATATGAAATAACTTACCTATCTCTCCTTTCTTGTTCTCTATAAGGATAAAAATCTCTTGTCCTATTACACTTTTTCCTTGAATCATCCTTATTTCTAACTTCAGTTTTTCTGTCTCTGCTTCTAGACCTTTTTCTCTTCGGAGCAATTAGTTCCTGGTCATCTGAATCCTCTAACAATATCACCTCGCCTTCTTTCTCTTTAATATCATCATTTAAAGTTCCTTCCGCTTTTGCAAGCTGAGCTTGGAGCAGCTCCTTTTGCTTCATTAATTCTTCCAGATCCATATCAGCCTCAATAACGTTCATGTCGATGTCTACACTATCGCAATCTGCTTCTGCAACGCCTTCGCTTTCTGATGACACTACTTCTTGGGATTTTTCCGCAACTAAACCTATATAAAAATAGAATTAAAGTACCTAAATGACTAAAAGCTATAGTATATTCACTTAAAAGAAATGTAGCTTACCAACACAAGGAATGCGTGATCAATTCATTCACACTCCCTAAATGTGCTGAAGAGGTATATACTTGTTACAAAATCACGAATACTGTAACtgattatacagtgatgagcgcgctaataaccggcaaaatagcacaaaagatgaaaaacgtATTGAGTTGTGAGATAAACAGTAATGCAACTAGtcgagttgggaaatttagcgatattaacctaaaaatttacattatattgattgtttcccacctttagacgtatcggacgagtttggcaactgccattgtcacagtgacagttttagttgacatactcctctgatacgtgtaaaggtgggaaacaatcaatataatgtgaatttatatgttaatatcgctaaatctcccaacTCGACTAGTtccatttctttttatctcacaacatacgttttccgtcttttgcgttattttgtcggttattagcacactcatcactgtatacaaaaGCCTAACAAAAGTAACAAGTAGGTACTCACAAGTAACTACAATCAACATCTCTATTCATatgttcaatataatataatgtGACTAATAACTGTGAAATGTTATGACTTAAAATACCTACATAATTGTTCCACATTCGATATAATCTATATACACATAGTCAGTGCggtttttgtaacaatataggttccggtacgcaTTGTTCCACTAGTCTGGGGGTATTCagaaggggggggggggtcagGCCCCGGGAAAACTTTGTAAATTTAGCCTCAAAAAGGGCGTTTTAAAGCCATTTGGAAGCAagaaaaaatttaagaatttgtatATAATTTGACGTGAAAACTATAAAAAATCTAAGACCATCTCTACTTGGCTACACCATTGATAAAATAACAGTACACAGATTATTTTTCTCAGAAAACTTGAAATTTTTTACTCCTATTTAACTTGTGGTTTCTTAACAGGTATGTCTGCTTTTACTGGAAAAAACTGTATTTGCTAATTAACTGGCCTACTGTAGAAATTTAGTCTTGTACACATTTCAAGGGCATATTATAAAAAAACGCACAAAATCTTAGTTTACATGTTTTATTACATAATTTTTCAAATAACAGTTCAAAAGTAACAAATTAGTTAGTATTCAGTAACAAATTAATCAGTGTAAGTTTTTAGATCATAGCTACATTTTACAAGAAAGAAAGCAATAAATTTGATAACTTGCAGTTTATAGAACTGTCCAAAGTTTGGAGACGATTTTGTCATAAGTCTCTTCTCTGCTCTTTCCGTGCTGTTTGTGTCCAATGCTGAGTGCCGTCCCCGAAGCAGCCACGAATTCACGTACTTCGAGGGTTCAAATCGAGTAAGAGGTGGGCCGTTTAACTTCACAAACATTAATGAAGAAACAGTTTTTGTGAGTAGGGAAACTCTGTCATCAGTAATTATCAGGTTCATTTGGGAAAATCCCCTTTCACACTCACTGGAAGATATTGGTATTGTCTTTAAAGCTGTTGTCAAACGTAGCAAATTTTCTGGGTAGCTATTGTTCTCACAATTTTCCCCCAAATTTCTACAATTGTCAAAAACATATTCTCTGAAGGATTTAATTGCCTCTCGTTTGTTCACTTGTAGACGAACTGCGAGCGCTTCAATGTCTCTTTCCCCAAAAGTATTGTCTTTAATGTTTTTGAGCCAAGCGCTTTTGTCAACTATGCGGGCGCAATTGGCCAACACTGCATCGTCTCCACTAAGCACCCTCTTTTCGATTGATTGAGCAAGGTGGTCATAAAACACAACAGCATTGATGGGGCCTTCTTTAGATTTCACATACAGTTCGATTCCCATAAAACTTCTGTTGTTGACAGCTGTTTCAGCTTGCGCATAAAACATTCCAGGACTGCCTTTTCGAGAAACAAACGTGTTCATCAAAATCTGAAGTTTCTTGTTAGCTCGAAATAGGTCAAGGTCTCGATGTTGTAACTCCTCACTAACATCAGATAGTTCTTGCAGTGCGTCGCATATCAGTCCCTAATCCAAAATGAAGCACGTTGATGTCAGCATTCTGTGTAGGCCTTCGTATTTGGATCTTTCCAAAGGATTACGCGTCTGGTCTACTTTGGCTGCTGCAAAATGGTTGGCTAAGACCTCAAAATTTTCCCAAACGGCCGAAACTGTGCGAAAACTTGATGCGACCCACCGCGTGTTCAACACTCTACCGACTTTTAACAGTTGTACACCAAGCTCATCGGCACATACGTGCCGTTCCCGACTGTTCTTGGGTGAGGCGTGATACAGTACGTATAGTTTGTCTGTAAATCCCTTGATCCGGTTTATACTTGCCATTTTCTTTACCACGTCACTCACACACAACTCAAGTCTATGATTACAGCAATGCCAAATAACAATAGATGGAAACTTATCTTTCAACAGTACACCAACCCCAGACTTCCCTCCAAGCATCACTGCTGCTCCATCACATGCCAAAGCAACAAGTCTACTTTTTAAAATGTTTTCATCTATTTTGTGCCCTTCAGGGCATTTCATAACAGCATTAAAAATTCCACGAGACGTCACATTTTCCAGTTCCACAAGGTCTAAAACAAGTTCACAGGTGACTCCCTATTTAACTTTTTTAGACACTCTAAGGtacaaaataaatattgattttttacttAATGTTGTTGACTCATCAATAATAAGCGCAAATTTTTCAGTCCCTTCTACAATTTCCTGTACAACTTGTTTCTTCATTTCTGAACTTATGTGAGTAATTATATTAGCACAAGCGTTCCGTGAATGTAAAATTCTGCCCATATCTAACCCGTTTAGCTCTTGAACATCTATTTCTGCCTCAAAGTGGTTGAAAGATTGATTTTCCTTTGCTACCTTATAAGCAGTTCGAAAAACTCGCTCCgttacttctttttcttttgacactgtttttaaaaaaacCTTTTCTAACGTTTCTTTCTGTGAATCTACAAAAATCTTAACAGCAGCTTCATGAGCAGTACTAACTTTGTGATCAAATATCTTTTTTCTTAGTGAAGTTTGTTGCTGAGCTCGACTCTCTCCAGAACTACTAACATCACATTCAGTCCACTGCTTGACCATCTTCATACCATTTTTTTTCTACACCCAGAGATCCAACTTTTCTGCAAACGTCACAGCCTAACCTGTGGCCTAACTTTTTGTTTTGTACAATAAGCCAATCGTTTTTCCTACAATGTTCACTCTTTTGTTCAAAAGTCCAACAGTCTGGCCAATGTTTATCAC
The window above is part of the Diabrotica virgifera virgifera chromosome 2, PGI_DIABVI_V3a genome. Proteins encoded here:
- the LOC126880539 gene encoding uncharacterized protein LOC126880539 translates to MNTFVSRKGSPGMFYAQAETAVNNRSFMGIELYVKSKEGPINAVVFYDHLAQSIEKRVLSGDDAVLANCARIVDKSAWLKNIKDNTFGERDIEALAVRLQVNKREAIKSFREYVFDNCRNLGENCENNSYPENLLRLTTALKTIPISSSECERGFSQMNLIITDDRVSLLTKTVSSLMFVKLNGPPLTRFEPSKYVNSWLLRGRHSALDTNSTERAEKRLMTKSSPNFGQFYKLQVIKFIAFFLVKCSYDLKTYTD